A genomic window from Salvia splendens isolate huo1 chromosome 11, SspV2, whole genome shotgun sequence includes:
- the LOC121756041 gene encoding integrin-linked protein kinase 1-like: MDIASQLKRGISRQFSTGSLKMSRRFSFQRQNSLDPRRNNFRFSLGRQSSMDPIRRTPVPEDSAEEEMTVPSNLDSTMQLLFMACKGDVDGVRDLLDEGIDVNSIDLDGRTALHIAACEGHVEVARLLLSRKANIDARDRWGSTAAADAKYYGNVEVFNMLKSRGANVPKTKKTPMTVANPREVPEYELNPLDIQIRRGDGISKGSYQVAKWNGTKVSVKILDKDSHADHDSINVFRNELTLLEKVRHPNVVQFIGAVTQNIPMMIVMEYHSKGDLASYLQKKGRLSPSKALRFALEIARGINCLHECKPEPIIHCDLKPKNILLDFGGQLKVAGFGVTRLSAQEPDRVKLLQPEAIDRSNVYLAPEVYNNDAFDRSVDVYSFGVMLFEMMEGSPPFSSKSPEDAARVICLEGKRPSFKSRSNKSFPPELKELIEECWHSSPSVRPTFSQIIIRLDKIVMTCSKQGWWKDTFKLPWK; this comes from the exons atggATATTGCGTCGCAGCTGAAGCGCGGGATCTCGCGCCAGTTTTCCACGGGGTCGTTGAAGATGAGCCGGAGATTCAGTTTCCAGCGGCAGAACTCGCTGGATCCGCGGCGGAACAATTTCCGGTTCAGCTTAGGGCGGCAGTCGTCGATGGACCCCATACGGCGGACTCCGGTGCCGGAAGACAGCGCCGAGGAGGAGATGACTGTGCCGAGCAACCTCGACAGCACAATGCAGCTGCTGTTCATGGCGTGCAAGGGCGACGTGGATGGGGTGCGGGACTTGCTGGATGAAGGGATTGATGTCAACAGCATCGATTTGGATGGCCGGACAGCGCTGCACATCGCTGCCTGCGAGGGTCACGTCGAGGTCGCCAGGCTTCTCCTGAGCAGGAAGGCCAATATTGATGCTCGGGATCGATGGGGCAGCACG gctgctgctgatgccaaatattatggaaatgtggAAGTTTTTAATATGTTGAAATCTCGTGGAGCTAACGTACCA AAAACAAAAAAGACACCCATGACGGTTGCAAATCCTCGTGAAGTTCCAGAGTATGAGCTCAatccattagatattcaaatacGAAGAGGTGATGGCATATCTAAG GGATCTTATCAAGTTGCTAAATGGAATGGCACTAAAGTTTCAGTGAAGATACTCGACAAGGACAGCCATGCAGACCATGACTCGAT AAATGTGTTCAGGAATGAATTAACCTTGTTAGAAAAGGTTCGGCATCCTAACGTGGTTCAGTTTATTGGTGCTGTCACCCAAAATATACCTATGATGATTGTTATGGAGTATCATTCAAAA GGTGACCTTGCTAGTTACCTTCAAAAGAAAGGGCGTCTATCCCCGTCTAAGGCATTAAGATTTGCTCTTGAAATTGCCAG GGGCATAAATTGTCTTCACGAGTGCAAGCCTGAACCAATCATACATTGCGATTTAAAGCCAAA AAATATTTTACTGGATTTTGGAGGGCAGCTGAAGGTTGCAGGGTTCGGTGTTACTAGGTTGTCAGCACAGGAACCTGATAGAGTAAAACTTTTGCAGCCTGAGGCCATAGATCGTTCAA ATGTATACTTAGCACCAGAGGTGTACAACAACGATGCATTTGACAGAAGTGTGGATGTGTACTCTTTTGGTGTTATGCTATTTGAG ATGATGGAGGGCTCTCCGCCATTTTCTTCAAAATCTCCTGAGGACGCTGCTAGGGTGATTTGCTTAGAAGGGAAGAGACCATCATTTAAGTCAAGATCTAATAAATCTTTTCCTCCAGAATTGAAAGA GTTGATCGAGGAATGCTGGCATTCAAGTCCCAGTGTGAGGCCGACATTCTCACAGATCATAATACGATTGGATAAGATTGTCATGACATGCTCCAAGCAAGGATGGTGGAAGGACACTTTCAAACTCCCCTG GAAATAA
- the LOC121755959 gene encoding mitochondrial proton/calcium exchanger protein-like, with amino-acid sequence MASGVILRRRKTLSDYLSLSLRSIQTSHTSGCGQSCSPSYASITDHNPHNIDLLREKQKTSTLCKKPLNPVALGVCSPKAYEITALRYGNVRLDFNCLMGARMISQSRCYASTATARQPDPRNDDEDIEEMTAKRKKEASPEECDQAVVGLSTAKAKAKAKKLHESQITVKPILKKLWATFLGIGPALRAVASMSREDWAKKLVHWRSEFVSTLKHYWLGFKLLGADVRISSRLLMKLAGGRSLSRRERQQLTRTTADVFRLVPVAVFIIVPFMEFLLPVFLKLFPNMLPSTFQDKMKEKEALKRRLKAKIEYAKFLQETVKEMAKEVQTSRSGEVKRTAEDLDGFLNRIRTGARVSNDEILGFAKLFNDELTLDNISRPRLVNMCKYMGVSPIGTDAYLRYMLRKRLQSIKKDDIMIQAEGVESLSEAELREDCRERGMLGEFSVEEMRQQLRDWLDLSLNHSVPSSLLILSRAFTVTGRMRPEEAVQATLSSLPDEVVDTVGVTSLPSEDSLAERRRKLDYLEMQEELIKEEEEKQEEELVRKNESADAEVDVALKEMSNPMAREAQEQARARALDKQEQLCQLSRALAVLASASSVSREREEFLRLVNSEIKLYNSMVDRDGTDGEEQAKMAYKAARDESKDDAEVPEQNNVSSALVDKVEDMLQKLEKEIDDVDAKIGDQWRILDRDYDGKVTPEEVAAAATYLKNTLGREGVQELISSLSKDADGKILVEDIVRLGSRIDGGNSADSEEM; translated from the exons ATGGCCTCTGGAGTGATTTTGAGAAGGAGAAAGACTCTTTCAGATTACTTGAGTCTCTCCCTTCGCTCTATTCAAACTTCCCATACATCTGGTTGTGGTCAATCTTGCTCTCCTAGCTACGCCTCCATCACAGACCACAATCCTCATAACATAGATCTATTGAGAGAAAAACAGAAGACTTCAACTTTGTGCAAGAAACCACTGAATCCTGTAGCCTTAGGGGTCTGTAGTCCTAAAGCTTATGAAATTACAGCTCTAAGATATGGGAATGTAAGGTTGGATTTCAACTGCCTGATGGGTGCTAGGATGATATCACAATCTAGATGTTATGCTTCAACAGCAACTGCAAGGCAGCCTGACCCAAGAAATGATGATGAGGATATTGAAGAAATGACtgcaaaaaggaaaaaagaagctTCTCCTGAAGAATGTGATCAGGCTGTTGTGGGCCTAAGTACTGCAAAAGCCAAAGCCAAAGCTAAAAAACTGCATGAATCTCAGATTACTGTTAAGCCGATCTTAAAGAAACTATGGGCCACATTTTTAGGTATTGGTCCAGCTCTGAGGGCCGTGGCTTCCATGAGCAG GGAAGACTGGGCCAAAAAACTCGTACACTGGAGAAGTGAGTTTGTATCAACACTAAAACATTACTGGCTAGGATTTAAACTTCTAGGGGCTGACGTGAGGATCAGTTCGAGATTATTAATGAAATTGGCTGGTGGAAGAAGTCTCTCCAGAAGGGAGAGGCAACAACTTACAAGAACTACTGCTGATGTTTTTAGGCTAGTCCCAGTAGCTGTTTTCATCATCGTTCCTTTCATGGAATTTTTGTTGCCTGTTTTCCTCAAGCTCTTCCCTAACATGCTACCTTCAACCTTCCaggataagatgaaagaaaag GAAGCACTAAAAAGAAGGTTGAAAGCCAAAATAGAATATGCCAAGTTTCTCCAAGAGACTGTCAAAGAAATGGCAAAAGAAGTCCAAACTTCAAGGAGTGGAGAAGTTAAGAGAACAGCTGAAGATCTTGATGGGTTTCTGAACAGG ATTAGAACTGGTGCTCGCGTCTCAAATGATGAAATTCTAGGATTTGCTAAGTTGTTCAATGATGAACTCACTCTAGATAATATCAGCAG GCCTCGTTTAGTTAATATGTGCAAGTATATGGGAGTGAGCCCTATCGGGACCGATGCTTATTTGCGGTATATGCTTCGGAAGAGATTGCAGAG CATAAAAAAAGATGACATAATGATCCAAGCAGAGGGCGTAGAATCTCTATCAGAGGCAGAGCTTCGTGAAGATTGTAGAGAGAGGGGTATGCTTGGGGAGTTTTCAGTGGAGGAAATGCGTCAACAG TTGCGAGATTGGCTAGATTTGTCTCTGAATCACTCTGTTCCATCCTCACTTTTAATTCTTTCCAG AGCCTTCACTGTGACCGGAAGGATGAGGCCAGAGGAAGCAGTTCAAGCTACTTTGTCCTCACTTCCAGATGAGGTTGTGGATACTGTGGGTGTTACGTCATTGCCATCTGAAGATTCTCTTGCAGAAAGGAGGAGGAAGCTGGACTACCTTGAAATGCAGGAGGAACTTATCAAG GAGGAGGAAGAGAAACAGGAAGAAGAATTAGTCAGGAAAAATGAATCTGCTGATGCGGAAGTTGATGTTGCTTTGAAAGAGATGAGCAATCCGATGGCAAGAGAAGCACAAGAGCAAGCTAGAGCTAGAGCTCTGGATAAACAAGAACAGCTTTGTCAACTTAGTCGCGCATTAGCTGTTTTGGCTTCTGCATCG TCAGTGAGCAGGGAGCGTGAAGAGTTCCTGAGGCTTGTGAATAGTGAG ATTAAGCTATACAATAGCATGGTGGATAGAGATGGAACAGATGGCGAAGAGCAGGCAAAGATGGCATATAAAGCTGCTCGGGATGAAAGCAAGGATGATGCTGAAGTTCCTGAACAGAACAATGTTTCATCTGCTCTTGTTGATAAG GTTGAGGATATGCTTCAAAAGCTTGAGAAAGAAATTGATGACGTTGATGCAAAAATTGGTGATCAATGGCGAATACTTGACAG AGATTATGACGGAAAAGTGACTCCTGAGGAAGTTGCAGCAGCTGCTACATATTTGAAGAACACATTAGGCAGAGAGGGGGTGCAAGAATTGATCAGCAGTCTTTCTAAAGATGCAG ATGGAAAGATACTTGTTGAAGATATAGTGAGATTGGGCAGTCGTATAGATGGTGGCAACTCAGCTGATTCCGAGGAAATGTAG